The Salvelinus namaycush isolate Seneca chromosome 28, SaNama_1.0, whole genome shotgun sequence genome contains a region encoding:
- the LOC120023136 gene encoding uncharacterized protein LOC120023136, translated as MDVVVKLEEDERELSQTIIWSDSINAWIDYPSSPLSRNTVIGSHVGLLKELTYVPTISPQTTSQGQILRIFPEKTGARDGENRAVKMVYFCKDQDTISTSERHLIKEKSWCATLSSDILKSSSNLKAQINPTSQEFSLNQKQTPTNNELPVDNVNIPSHSTAIPSVLTSPATESGCHLAVSTRLILPEYCEPVNFTSDEDEDYNVTLRQRLQCKKRVDKYIQQCRGCYSRPNLRKFGKCWKDPYAKCKEIGIDFHVGSGATQKLDLHLMTIGVMIEVSEYAKEINRAHKHVIFDILEYNFDLGVENEKRYHFSNKIERKIKEMLKMYPKRTPDWLTEVFELPDPKTMKVLEYSLKWARSHLHNSVSENPTPFDICIKEEPVVDLIAPLHVTTESFSTETDVTQCADETAILDPENGPNDICTRDESGTITTQTDMTMDQSFMMPTVEEALRELYPICKEKGLDLDVKSKFGKIEKLDLHLLTRDVMVELADFASKVCGNWKQMVCDVVEYNFDLDLQSGKTEQAEDIMNRLRAVLQRKAGLNGQWRFELEKEAFFLKKSRKRKNHTEMSSNQVTTASFVPKYQMKEVSNRRRLDLMRKKKEMDTCVTRETEGVHFEVRPVESHCVKKQRISEETDLALCTDETKQIVVTNLDQSNVTSNTKKGVKERYSLCEEIGLDLDVAFKPSKKKLEFQLLTNGVIFEVYKYAKRAAESKKAKGWGYILYDILEYNFDLSLQNQIRNQFQLRISHKVRRTVQKHKHGQKPESKQISKDLFIIPSVIQKSKKKSAFRLFSQTKYGTRCKTGNLYPHHGKDTIAMETVEKNLH; from the coding sequence ATGGATGTTGTCGTTAAACTAGAGGAAGATGAGAGGGAGCTATCCCAAACAATAATTTGGTCTGATTCGATTAATGCCTGGATAGATTACCCAAGTTCTCCATTGTCGAGAAACACAGTAATAGGTTCCCATGTGGGTTTACTGAAAGAGCTTACATATGTACCTACCATAAGTCCCCAAACAACAAGTCAAGGGCAGATTTTACGTATTTTTCCTGAAAAGACCGGAGCACGTGATGGGGAGAACAGGGCTGTCAAAATGGTTTATTTCTGTAAAGACCAAGATACCATCAGCACATCTGAAAGGCATTTGATCAAAGAGAAGTCATGGTGTGCAACACTATCCAGTGATATTCTCAAATCAAGCTCAAATCTCAAAGCTCAAATCAACCCAACTTCACAGGAGTTTAGCCTAAACCAAAAACAGACCCCGACCAATAATGAATTGCCTGTAGACAATGTTAATATCCCAAGTCATAGTACTGCCATTCCTTCTGTACTAACCTCACCTGCAACAGAAAGCGGCTGTCATTTAGCTGTATCTACTAGGCTTATTCTTCCAGAATATTGTGAGCCAGTGAACTTCACCTCTGATGAAGACGAAGACTACAATGTCACTTTAAGACAAAGACTACAGTGCAAAAAAAGGGTAGATAAATATATACAGCAGTGTCGTGGCTGTTACTCAAGACCTAACCTAAGAAAGTTTGGAAAATGTTGGAAAGATCCATACGCCAAGTGCAAGGAAATAGGAATAGATTTCCACGTTGGATCTGGAGCGACGCAGAAACTTGATTTGCATTTAATGACAATTGGTGTCATGATTGAGGTGTCTGAATATGCTAAAGAGATTAATAGAGCTCACAAGCATGTTATCTTTGATATTCTAGAGTACAATTTTGATCTTGGTGTAGAAAATGAAAAACGATATCACTTTTCAAACAAGATAGAAAGAAAAATAAAAGAAATGCTGAAAATGTACCCCAAGAGAACACCTGATTGGTTAACAGAAGTGTTTGAACTTCCTGATCCAAAGACAATGAAAGTATTGGAATACTCTCTTAAATGGGCACGGTCTCATTTGCATAACAGCGTGTCAGAAAATCCGACACCTTTTGACATCTGCATAAAGGAGGAGCCTGTTGTGGACCTGATAGCTCCTCTGCATGTGACGACTGAGAGCTTCTCTACTGAGACAGATGTAACACAATGTGCTGATGAGACCGCAATCCTTGACCCTGAAAATGGACCTAATGATATCTGCACGAGGGATGAGTCGGGGACCATCACCACTCAGACAGACATGACAATGGATCAATCCTTCATGATGCCCACAGTAGAAGAAGCATTGAGGGAACTCTACCCAATCTGTAAGGAAAAAGGACTTGACCTTGATGTGAAATCAAAATTTGGGAAAATTGAGAAACTTGACTTGCATCTATTGACCAGAGACGTAATGGTTGAATTGGCTGATTTTGCCTCAAAAGTGTGTGGAAATTGGAAGCAGATGGTCTGTGATGTTGTTGAGTATAATTTTGATCTGGATTTACAAAGTGGGAAAACTGAGCAGGCTGAAGATATCATGAATAGGTTAAGAGCAGTTTTACAACGCAAGGCAGGTTTAAATGGTCAATGGAGATTTGAACTTGAAAAGGAAGCATTTTTCTTGAAAAAGTCACGCAAACGCAAGAATCATACAGAGATGTCCAGTAACCAGGTAACTACAGCATCATTTGTGCCGAAATATCAAATGAAAGAAGTGTCAAATAGGAGGAGATTGGATTTaatgagaaagaaaaaagaaatggACACGTGCGTAACCAGGGAGACGGAGGGAGTCCATTTTGAAGTCAGACCAGTAGAATctcattgtgtcaagaagcagagaATCTCTGAAGAGACTGACCTTGCACTTTGTACTGATGAAACAAAGCAAATTGTTGTTACCAACTTGGACCAATCAAATGTGACGTCTAACACCAAAAAAGGGGTCAAAGAGCGCTACTCACTCTGTGAGGAAATAGGTCTGGACCTTGATGTTGCATTCAAACCCTCTAAAAAGAAACTGGAATTTCAGTTACTGACAAACGGTGTAATATTTGAGGTGTATAAATATGCAAAAAGGGCAGCAGAGTCTAAGAAAGCAAAAGGATGGGGGTATATTCTCTATGATATTCTAGAATACAATTTTGATCTTAGTTTGCAAAATCAGATACGCAATCAATTTCAATTACGTATTTCCCATAAAGTGCGAAGAACGGTTCAGAAACACAAACATGGGCAAAAACCGGAAAGCAAACAAATCTCCAAAGATTTGTTCATAATACCGAGTGTGATtcagaaaagcaaaaaaaaaagtgctttcaGATTATTTTCCCAAACAAAATACGGAACAAGATGCAAGACTGGTAACCTATATCCTCATCATGGTAAAGACACTATCGCTATGGAGACGGTTGAAAAAAATCTACACTGA